The Primulina huaijiensis isolate GDHJ02 chromosome 18, ASM1229523v2, whole genome shotgun sequence DNA window GTTCGAGGCTTGAGCTCGACTCGATCTTGATTCGAACTTCTATTATCAGACTCGAGCTCGGCTTGTCTTGAAATTActaagctcgagctcgactcgttaaaagctcgttttTCACGTTAATCAAGTCGAGCTCGggcttgattcattaatagctaTTTTACCATGTTTAACAAGTCTGGCTTGAGCTCGGCTTGTTTTTGAGCTCGTAAAGCATataattgagctcgagtttgagcttgttaaaaattaaatatttctatgatctaattttaaatcagagaTAACATTGTAAATTCAtccataaataaccaaaacgataaaaataaaaactaaaaaaaacataaactcaATATATTATTGAACTTCCCAAAATAATACATCTATCATCTAGATAACAAATATTCGTCATGCACTGATATCATCatataaataacattttaataatcTCACTCCTTTAATGCTTCAATTCCTTCCATTGACATcaatactaatatttttatttgtcaactcaataAATGAGCAAAGTTCGAGTtcacgagccacctaaacgagtcGAACTCGAGCTTACGAGCTACCTAAACAAGCtgagctcgagctcgcgagccGATTATGGAATATGTTTGTgagctcacgagccgaatatccttaaGTTCGAGCTCAAGCTCGCGAGCCgattatcgaacatgtttgtgagctcacgagccgaatatccttaagtttgagcttggtttgattaatTTTTCGAGCTTGAAATCGATATTAAActtggtttgatatgattaacaaacaaactcaaacgagctttttatcgagaCGAGCTCTGAATAGCTTGCGAACGGTTTGGTTAATTTACATTTCACGTGATAGGACtgctcaaatatttaaaagatcaaGGTTGTCTTGTTACCAATAGAAAAATAtcgtaatttaaattaaaaatttataaaatattatgtcCCAAATTTCTCCGGTAAATGCCCGCACAAAACACACACTGGGCGTGAAATAAAATAGCTAGAGAAGTCCGACTTTATCATCTTTGCATTTCATTTTGATTTTCGTTTGGCATTTTACCATTTCTTCTCTCATTTTATTCCCTCCGCCAAGTTTTACCACACGTGATATCGGCAGAAAATTTTCTCCAAGTTTTATCAATAATTCTATAGATTATGGAGGATTGATTCTCCTATGATAGAGACGAATCTCGATTACTGCGACCGATGATGAAGTTTTGTCATAATCTCTCAAATCTAGATCTGCGGTGATCTGCAGTCCCTTTttgtgtttatattttttaaaaatttgaattcaGTTCAAGCTCAATTTTCAGATCTAAGGGTTTGAAATTCGAGCAACGGAAACGAAGTCtctgtttttttaataataataatacagaAAAAATGCCGGGTCATGGGGACTTGGATAGGCAAATAGAACAGTTGATGGAGTGCAAGCCGCTATCAGAGGCGGATGTGAGGACTCTGTGCGAGCAAGCTCGAGCAATTTTGGTGGAGGAATGGAATGTGCAGCCGGTGAAATGCCCCGTGACAGTGTGCGGCGATATTCACGGACAGTTTTACGATCTGATCGAGCTTTTTCGAATAGGTGGAAACGCTCCCGACACCAATTACCTCTTCATGGGAGACTATGTTGGTGAGATTTACATGGATTGTGCTATTTTATGGAAGAGAAGCTTATTTTGGCTTGTGTTATTTGTTTGATCCATATGAACTGGATCTGGAGGAAGTTTTAGCTAATATTTGTAATTTGGATGAATAGTAGATGGGTTTATTCTTGTTTGTAATTGTCTATCTTTGGTATTTTGGGGAGATGAGTAGTTTTTTTTACTTCATACTTGATGTTTCTAGTCTAGGGCAGAAGAAGGAATTGGATAATTTGTGTATTTGATTGTGGGAAGTGAACTGAATTATGGGCATTAAATTGTGATGCCTAGTTTATTCCGGGGATATATATTCTGGAAGAAAAACCAATGAGGTGTGAATGAGAGCTGATTCCTTGGCACATTTTACCGAACTTCACCTTGCTTTACTACAGCTCTTTAATATAGACTGAACTTTTTAACACCTATCCTCGTCAACATGTCCTTTGTTAGGCATTTGAATTTTCTGACAATTATTGAATCATGCTTCACTAATGTCTAATAATGGATTCTGTCTTGTGTGTCCCTGTGGTATCTCTTGCATCTTATTGATCCTTCGCACTGAGCAATATTTATGATTTCTTTAGATAACATATGGTTTTATTGATTAGCTGGCCTGTTAGAAAGGGCATCTTAGCAGTTCTCTGATAATGTGTTTCGTGTACCGCAGACCGTGGGTACTACTCAGTGGAGACCGTTACACTTTTAGTTGCTTTAAAAGTTCGTTATAGAGATAGAATTACTATTCTTAGAGGGAATCACGAAAGTCGGCAAATCACTCAAGTGTAAGACCTCTACTTTCTTTCATATGCTCTTACTGATTGATATCCTTTGAAGTGGCATAAATTATCCTCATCTGCAAACCATTTTGCTGCATTGTCTTTTGCTTGTACTGGATATAGTATGTTACTAACACAGTAGTGCTGTATGAAGCACATTGTTCATCCTTTCTGTATGTTAAAAAGACACTGCCAAATATTATCTATATCATTAGCAAAATATGTTAAATGCTTCAGTTGGTATTAACACATCAAAACCTAATGAAAAGCTGCACAGTTCGGACTAGTTTGATCACTCCCAGGTTTACTTATTCACCTCTTTTGCTTGCTAGATATGGTTTCTATGATGAATGCTTGAGAAAGTATGGcaatgccaacgtctggaagtATTTCACGGATCTTTTTGATTATCTACCCTTGACTGCACTAATTGAGAGTCAGGTGTGGATTACAAGTTGCCATACTCTTCTATTTTGATTTTGTCAATGGAATAACTTTATGTCTGATGTCTTGCATTGTTTCCTTGTAGATATTTTGTTTGCATGGAGGTCTCTCGCCATCTCTTGATACACTAGACAATATCCGAGCTTTGGACCGTATACAGGAGGTACAGGGTGTTTTTCTTGTCGTTTTCCTTTTTATGTTTCTCTGGTACATCATACATGTATTGTATTTCCTGTTTTTAGTATATCTTGTCCTTGCTTGTACGAGGCGATGGGGTGATTTGGGTTGGAGTTGATATTTCGTGAGCTCATGGTGCCTTCTCCTTAGCTGTATTGCTATTTTTGTTCTTAGCTAAGAGAATGCCTCTGTATCATCTTTATGCTCCTGTGTATTGTGTGAGTCATTTACCAAAACATGTTCTTGATCAACGTGCTTGTTGATTGGCTTGTAGGTTCCACATGAAGGACCAATGTGCGATCTCTTATGGTCTGATCCGGATGATCGCTGTGGTTGGGGCATCTCACCACGTGGCGCTGGATACACTTTTGGACAAGATATTGCAGCTCAATTCAACCACACCAATGGCCTCTCCCTAATTTCAAGAGCTCACCAGCTTGTCATGGAGGGCTTCAATTGGTGCCAGGTATGCTACTAATCTGAATCACAGCACATTACCCTTCATTTCTAACAACAGTTTCATCACTAGTTTATCTCTCACGTATTTGTAGGAGAAGAACGTAGTAACAGTCTTTAGCGCTCCAAACTATTGTTATCGTTGTGGAAATATGGCTGCCATACTCGAAATTGGGGAGAACATGGATAAGAATTTTCTCCAGTTTGACCCAGCTCCTCGGCAGATTGAACCTGATATGGCGCGCAAAACTCCAGATTATTTTTTGTGAACTTGAGACCTCTTTTCAGCCGTCTGTAACGCTTGTTTGCAGTTATGTCACTGTTGATGCACGTTAAGAGACTAGTGATTGTTTTTTGGAGAGTGGTTTTCTTCATCATTCTTCTATCGGGAGTTCACTCGAGTACTCCACTCCAGAGACGTAATGGTGGCAGGGGATTTTTTGGGCTGTATATTCCTTACTTTCCCCCTCAGAAAACAGAAGCAAAAAATGGCATGATGATAATATTGCCGTGTTGTGTAATTTCAAAGGATGGAGGAAGTAGTTTCCCATTTTATTTTGACGACTGATCATAATTTCATTGAACTGAATTTGTGCCCTTAGACATTTAGACTTGGCTTCTTTGGGTTAGACTAGAACTGATAGCACTAATTATTTTGTTGTCCAActtatttctttcttatttatttGACCCTAATTGATTATAGTTAGGGATGTCAATGGTCTAGGTAAAACGGGTACGCGACTTAGTTAGCATtgtaaaattataaattgattgaaaaaaaatatttggcataaatgtttataatttttaaatgttaactGATCTTTATTTTTGTAGATGTTTGtagattattttataaaaaaaatattaaaataaaaacgttaataaaaaaaatataatcggTCGTCCAATTTATAATTTATCCTAAGCAACTAGTAGACTTCCACGAGGATATGTCTTCTCTCCATCTTTCAGCTTTTTTAAGTAAATGTTTAATGAAagttttatttcattatttttttatcccCAGATACTTGGTGCTCTATCTGTTTTAGAGCGGATACCACTTAGATCACTTTaattgatgtttatttaatcaacaATTAAAATACACACCATTTGTTTGGCAGCCTAGGATTTGGTGGGACTTGAGGAAATCTGGAATGTTAATCACTGATGTAACAGTTTGTCAAAATGGAATTTGGATTTGATGGGATTTCATTTAAGGGTTAATCGGAGAAAAATACATCTGTCaatgatttatttaagattcagtacccatcagtttttttttgtattttaataccTGACAAAAGGCCAACTTAGCTTTTACTAcatgttttatgtatttttacctttttacccttttaattaataaaaaattatataaatatcaatttttgttAATCATCTTCTCTTTCCTCTCATCATTCCCAATGCATTTGAATGACatgtaaattgaatttaaatatttttcatttaaaaaaaaacaaattctcaactaattgaaaattttgaaatacttagttttacttgcgaaatacttaatttcaattttaaaatacttgatttagtaaatgaaatactcaaaatgtgtattaaaatactgaatattcgaatatgcaacgcaagttcaccaaatgctcgcaTTTCCATTCAAGatccatttggatgacatgttcatttcatttaattatttttttattgttaaaaaaacaaatccgcaactaagcattgaactttttcaagtacttagttttacttgcgaaaatACCTAatctcaattttaaaatacttgatttggtaaatgaaatactcataatgggtattaaaatactggatattcgaatatgcaacgtatgttcaccaaatgctcgcattccatccaagatgcatttgaattacatgttcatttcatttaattatttttttaattaaaaaaaaattcgcaactaagcattgaacattttgaagtacttacttttacttgcgaaatacctaatttcaattttaaatacttgatttggtaaatgagatactcataaaaattaataaaatactggatattctagTAGACAATGTAATTTCATCAAGTACTCGCATTTCTATCCAACATGCATTTAGATGACAtgtacatttcatttaaatatttttttaatttttaaaagaaaaacaaattcaaaaataagcattgaactttttgaagtacttaattttacttgcgaaatacctaatttcaattttaaaatacttgattttgtaaatgagatactcagaatgagtattaaaatactggatattcgaatatgcgacgtaagttcaccaagtgctcgcatttccatccaagctgcatttggatgacatgttcattccatttaattatttttttattgttaaaaaaataaatttgtaactaatcattgaactttttcaaatacttacttttacttgcgaaatacctaattttaattttaaaatacttgatttagtaaatgagatactcagaatgggtattaaaatacttgatattcgaatatgaaatgtaagttcaccaagtgctcgcatttctatctaagatgcatttggatgacatgttcatttcatttaattattttttttattgttaaaaaaaacaaattcgtaactaggcattgaactttttcaaatacttagttttatttgcgaaatacctaattttaattttaaaatacttgatttagtaaatgagatactcagaatgagtattaaaatactggatattcgaatatgcaacgtaagttcactaAATGCTCGCAatccatccaagatgcatttggattacatgttcaatttatttaattatttttttattttaaaaaaaaattcgcaactaagcattaaacattttgaagtacttacttttatttgcgaaatacctaatttcaattttaaatacttgatttggtaattgaaatattcataaaagttaataaaatactggatattctagTAGGCAATGTAAGTTCACTAAGTGCTCGCATTTCTATCCAACATGCATTTAGATGACATGTACAttccatttaaatatattttttaatttttaaaagaaaaacaaattcgcaactaagctttgaactttttgaagtacttagttttacttgcgaaatacctaatttcaattttaaatacttgatttggtaaatgagatactcataatgattattaaaatactggatattcgaatatgtaacgtaagttcaccaagtgctcgcatttccatccaagatgcatttagattacatgttcatttcatttaattatttttttattgttaaaaaaataaattcgcaattgaactttttcaagtacttagGTTTACTTGTGAAATacctaattttagttttaaaatacttgatttggtaaatgagatactcataatgattattaaaatactggatattcgaatatgtaacgtaagttcaccaagtgctcgcatttccatccatgatgcatttggatgacatgttccaATAGGTCGAAAGCTATGAGATTTAATAAAACAACATACAATTCacaattgataaataattaaagagatttaattacttcacgaagttgaattagtttggcatagcttgAGAGGGCATGTTCAATTGGATATGAAATCTCGTCGAAAGCATAGATAATTGTCGAATGAATTAAGTAGATTAgcggggtaggtgaaccgagattcccaacaaattcatttctcattaaACTTTAATCAATCATTCTAGCTTATTTATTTCATCGTTTAATCCTTGAACCATttcattgagtttttatttaataatcgtagtaataaacaatcatcTGAAGTTTCGCTGCTAAAAATTGAATAACCAAGaataataattgagaaataCAGTCCTTAGACAATGAAAGTTGTGCTCAATCCCTAAGCATGGAACAttttgacatcgtgcacttgcgattattgaAAGTCCATgactatattattacttgacatcgtgcacttgcgattatttcgagcttgaatattattaatttttactaagAATTTTACAATGAAAGTTCTGCTCGATCACTAAGCATGAATtacatattcatcttatttaatattttttttgtaaaaaaattcacaaataagcatgaaaattttaaagtacttagttttacttgagaagtacctaatttgagtttgcaaatatttgatttcgtaaatgagatactcacaatatgcattaaaatactgggtattcgaatatgcaatctTTCCACGGAAAATTCATTAGGATacttattcatatcatttaaataaataaacatagttCGTTATTCATATGATAATCATTCATTATATGCATCAATATTctttcattatacttattatcaaatttgagttttcaaatggtaaaatcaattatcattggaatctaattatataatacttgtaacaatttaggtatcacattttcatTTCACGGATCTCATTATCAAAGGCAACTCAATattgacttcaaattatatattttgacaccatcaaataatcgaatttgagttttaaatggtaaaatcaagtatttgtggactcgtattatgcattatttgtattaatttaggtatcacattagATACTTCTCAcgtaaaaataagtattttaaaatttcaatacttagttgataatttgtttttttttaaaaaaaatattaaataagatgaatatgtaATACAAATGCATCTTCCAAGGAAATATAAACACTTGGTGAGCTTACGTTAcgtattcgaatatccagtattctattacatattatgagtatctcatgtaccaaattaaatatttgcaatatcaaattaggtacttctcaaataaaaacaaatactttaaaatttttatgcttagttgggaatttttttttcttttacagaaaaaatattaaatgatgtgaatatgtcatccaaatgcttattccatggaaatatcaataattggtgaacttacgttgcctattcgaatatctagtattttaatacatattgtgagtatcttatttacgaaatcaagtatttgcaaactcaaattaggtacttctcaagtaaaactaagtactttaaaattttcatgcttagttgagaatttgtttttttttttaattattaaatgagatgaatatgtcatccaagtgtatcttccataaaaataccaatatttagtgaacttacgttgcttattcgaatatccagtatttcaATACATATTCTAAGTATCTCATTTACAAAATCAattatttgcaaactcaaattacaATACTTGTCATTTAGGGAGTAAAATAAAGTATTGATATACTCGAATTAGATAGTTTTTGTACTAATTTAgatatcatatttttacttcacaaatgacacataAAAAGTCACTCATtattacttgaaactatattttttatatctcaaaataatcaaaatcgagtcttaaaatggtaaaatcaagtatatgtgaaatcaaattaggtactatttttaccaatttaggtagcacgttttttattcacaaatctcatcatcaaaaaatattcaatattatcttcaaattatatattttgacatactcaatcgaatttgagtatttaaaaggtaaaatcaagtgtttgtgaacttgaattatgtattatttgtattaatttaagcATCACATTTTTTCTTCACGAATATCATCATCGGTGTCatttaatattaacttcaaattatattttgacatcctcaaataattggatatgagtatttacagggtaaaatcatgtattaTATATTCTAATTAGATACTTTGTgtaccaatttaagtatcacattttaacttcacaaatgacacaatcaaaagtcacttaatattacttgaaacttaagtattttcttacacatttgaagtattcaaatagccaaatcaaatatttggaacccgaaaataggtattttattgatcaaaataagtaatttttctaattcaacaatgagtgagaaactgtattttttcaaaaattagatgacatgaataagtcatcctaatgcatttttcatgaaaagaccaacaattactgaatttatggtgaatgctcgaaaatataatattttcttatatatttggagtattcaaagagcgaaatcaagtatctgaaaccccataatatgtactttgtatgtcaaaataagtatttacttttattccatgataattgagaaacaatattttgttaaaattatattttaaatggagaaaaataatataatttttgtggataaaataatatatttattaaaataataaaaggtAAAAATGTAAAGTTTGCTTTATGGGTAGTTAAAACTAAATGTATATATTTGTCAGGTActgatttctaaaaaataatggctaggtactgaattttaattgaaacattGGCAGAggcatttttttgaaatttaccgTTCATTTAACTCATTGGAGTCTTTTCTTTTAAAGATAGTTGATTTGAAAATATCGTAatttagaaaaaagaaaaacaaaaaagcaTTATTTGCCATACTTACCCTCTTTGAATCCTTCATTCCTCATTTCACTTTTAAAATgcatttttttcatcaaaatctacattattgttaaaaataaaaatttacgataaaacataaaatctcaaactcacaaaatatattaaactacatactttataaaattttcttcacTCAATCGTTtatcttcttcacaaattgagagatctatttatagaatctctttgaaaataatccaaaaataattacatcattacatacatcttCACACactaatttcaatattttcaacactcccacTTGTGATGCTAatcatgatacaatgattgtattcattacgtgtttttaaactgtctcgttaaaaaccttactaggaaaaaccaattgggataaaaaccataataaaaaaaaagagcgcagtcacgtaaactctccctcatgttaacacgaacgattcttcacaaatttcgtagattgtaCGTctcaatgttatatatatgttttctgaatattgtcgtaggaaatGCCTTTGTGAatagatctgatgagttttcacttgattgaatgtaaagaatatcaatatctttattcttctcaagctcttagGTGAATACGAAAAACTTAAGGGGAATATGTTTAATTCTGTCGTTTTTTATGTATCATTCTTTCATTTAAATAACACATgcaacattatcttcatatactatcacaggcttcttgtcgaatgataatccgcatgagatttggatatgttgggtcattgattttagccatacacattcacggcttgcttcatgtagggTAATAATCTCGGCGAAATTTGATTAAGTTGTTatgagtgtttgtttctgtaaacgccaagaaattgcagtgcctccacgaatAAATATAAATCTGGTTTGGGAACGTGTCTTGTGTTGATCAGATAAGTACCCAGCATTAGCATAGCCAATTATACTTTGAttggtatcttttgaatacaaaagtctcaagtatgcgcttaatatgtttaattccgttctagtatctctttgttggatatgagctaaatcttgtcaataaatttacagcaaagATATATCATGTCTTGTACAATTTGCAAGATATATAAGGCCAccaatagcacttagatatgacacatctggaccaagaataacttcatcatcttcacatgaaCGGAATAGattcttttctatgtttaattatCTAACAATCATTGGAATACTTAtagaatttgatttattcatattaaaacgtttaaggacattttctgtataatttgactggtgaacaaatattccacattctttttgttcaatttgcaaaTCTAGACAATACCTATTTTTTTCCAaagtccttcatttcaaattcttccttcaagtacaacacaacttcttgaattttttatttgttccaatgatatTTAAATCAGCAACATATACAATAATAATTATGCATCCGGATattattttcttaatgaaaatgcaagggcatattgaattgtttacatatcTTTTTTCATTAAGTGTTCACTTAGTNAAGCTGTGACAACATTCATAAGacacatttctaaattttcagatacagctaagctaatcaaataccgaaacgtaattgcatccataacGGGAGAATAAGTTTCTCCATAATCAATTCCAAGCCTTTGagaaaaccttgtgcaacaagtcgagctttatatcttactatttcatttttctcattttgctttcgaataaaaactcatttgtacTCAACAAGTTTTACACCTTCatgtgtaaggactataggtccaaaaatattacgtttatttagcgaatccaattcaacctggatgacgtctttccattttatccagtcctgtcgatttttacattcactaaaaaattttggttcatgatcttcattgtcatttatgatgtcaaatgtCACATTGTAAGAAAGAtctcatcaattttttttatatctttccGGTTTTAtgtttttccagtattaatataattgatatagatttcacgattctcgcCAGTTCATGGTTttaacagaacattttcatcatcatgtgtttttgCGGAATattattctctattttgtgatcatctgTTTCTCTATGCATttttttttcgaggatttttatacTTGGAACCGATTGGCCTTCCACTCTTCAATCGTTTTATGACATCATGAGggtcttcaatttatttttttggaatttcaattcgagcaggggcatttacaACATGtgtatatgatttagttaccctttttgtgtctgcaaaagcatctgatatttgatttgctattctttgcaagtgcacaatttgttgtacatttttttcatattgtttAGTTATTGGATCGAGATTAataatgatgatacataccatgtaatttctttttcattatgtttcttttctcctcctaatattgggaagatttcctcgttaaaatgacaatcaggaAAACGTGATGTAAACATGTCGTCTGTTTGAGGCTCAAGATATCGAATAATTGATGAGCTATCATAATAGATATAAATTacgatctttctttgaggtcccattttttttcattggtctagcaatcagttgtagacgtttaatcaatgattcatcTAATAcattttgtgtatgtacatgagcaatatgatgctcaacagtgattcccattgacatacaataatcattaaaAGGCtgagaagtaaattcaccagcattatcaagtctaattttcttgattgtataatcgagaaattgattgcgcaattttattatttgagcaagtaatcttgcaaataccacattccgagttgataataaacatatatgtgaccatctgctggaggcatcgatcaatatcataaaatatcataaaaggCATAGATATagttattatataacataataaaaatatataaacaattaataatcatattacgttattataatgaggtatCATAAACtcttttgatattatatattaaatatatacacaagaaataaacaaaaacaaaataaaaatatatatacagagtaataatataatcacatcaaGTTATTATAACGAGGTGTCATAGgctctttttatataataacatgatattatatattaaatatatacacaataaataaacagtaaaataaatattcttacttttgaatattgttatctttttcttatgttttggagcttggaaaaatatggagaatcCTAGAGTTTcttgctgataacgtgttaaaaataataatttacggtaaaaaataaaatctcaaacttacaaaatatattaaactacactttttataaaattttcttcacTCAATTGTGTATCTTCTTCACAAATtaagagacctatttatagaatctctttgaaaataatccaaaaataattacatcattacacatattatcacacacaaattttcaatatttccaactcttattttcaacaattATCAATTATTCTGATGTTagt harbors:
- the LOC140964762 gene encoding serine/threonine-protein phosphatase PP2A-2 catalytic subunit-like; this translates as MPGHGDLDRQIEQLMECKPLSEADVRTLCEQARAILVEEWNVQPVKCPVTVCGDIHGQFYDLIELFRIGGNAPDTNYLFMGDYVDRGYYSVETVTLLVALKVRYRDRITILRGNHESRQITQVYGFYDECLRKYGNANVWKYFTDLFDYLPLTALIESQIFCLHGGLSPSLDTLDNIRALDRIQEVPHEGPMCDLLWSDPDDRCGWGISPRGAGYTFGQDIAAQFNHTNGLSLISRAHQLVMEGFNWCQEKNVVTVFSAPNYCYRCGNMAAILEIGENMDKNFLQFDPAPRQIEPDMARKTPDYFL